A genomic stretch from Flavobacterium humidisoli includes:
- a CDS encoding HlyD family secretion protein, with protein MKEIFKNYWALIIPIFVVLAGLIFFLKDNKEDDNFIGIVDATSVDVAAEFPGRLDSLLVKQGDTVKTGQLLAVLRSNEINAIKAQALSAIDAAKGQQELLTQGARPELIEATSKLYQISQEQYKLFSTTYDRMERLYNEDVISGQEKDVFYFKFQAAKKEMETTQLNLQMLKNGTRPELLKTANAIVKQAEQAYELTKALGDNTRVYAPADGVISNLVTHQGEIISIGYPIMTIEKKNSTIIKFNIRQDKSNLLKVGSKTAVKVPGCEPETFDAVVHSIAPTLEFANWVPSKDKGEFELRTFTIEVKPENLAQIKGLRSGMTASLILPQ; from the coding sequence ATGAAAGAGATATTTAAAAACTACTGGGCGCTGATTATTCCAATCTTTGTAGTACTAGCAGGATTGATTTTTTTCTTAAAAGACAATAAAGAAGATGATAATTTTATAGGAATCGTCGATGCGACAAGTGTTGATGTAGCGGCAGAATTTCCAGGCAGATTGGATTCGTTGCTTGTAAAACAGGGCGATACTGTAAAAACCGGACAATTGCTAGCTGTACTTCGATCTAATGAAATAAATGCTATAAAAGCACAGGCATTGTCGGCAATTGACGCGGCAAAAGGTCAGCAAGAACTGCTTACACAAGGGGCAAGACCAGAATTGATCGAAGCGACTTCTAAACTGTATCAAATCAGTCAGGAACAATATAAATTGTTTAGCACGACTTATGACCGAATGGAACGATTGTATAATGAAGATGTGATATCGGGACAGGAAAAGGATGTTTTCTATTTTAAATTTCAAGCCGCAAAAAAGGAAATGGAAACGACTCAGTTAAATCTTCAGATGCTGAAGAATGGCACAAGGCCCGAATTGCTAAAAACGGCTAATGCCATCGTAAAACAAGCAGAACAAGCTTATGAATTGACCAAAGCACTTGGAGATAATACGAGAGTTTATGCCCCAGCAGATGGAGTAATTTCAAACTTGGTTACGCATCAGGGCGAAATTATTTCTATAGGGTATCCGATTATGACCATTGAGAAGAAAAATTCTACCATAATTAAATTTAATATTCGACAGGATAAATCCAATTTGCTTAAAGTGGGAAGCAAGACAGCGGTTAAAGTTCCGGGTTGTGAGCCTGAAACATTTGATGCCGTTGTGCATTCTATTGCTCCAACATTAGAATTTGCCAATTGGGTTCCGTCAAAAGATAAAGGAGAATTTGAATTGAGAACTTTTACAATAGAAGTGAAGCCAGAGAACCTTGCTCAAATAAAAGGGCTTCGTTCTGGTATGACTGCTTCTTTAATTCTTCCGCAATGA
- a CDS encoding ABC transporter permease translates to MINIIVREWKRILSLKVFYLVMLVVPVALFFFYAFIYQKQDAKNLAFAIWDEDQSAISRELIFLLEQKETLQITRRVSSEAEVKKLIQEGKILGAVHFPANLQKNIYSRHPSNVTLYTNAAALVPAKLVYKAVAEVVITGSTGLILQKLVKTGMKSDQAMAIANPISLRTYQLYNPTYNYQEYLVPGLITVGMQMILIISSMLALNYERVTGTMHELYDSSRGSVVAVIIGKTIAHLAISWINFIIITGIIFPFFDIGIPAATGKFFALYTMLSLACIGIGMFISALFKDVMLSGDVALFYTSPAFVFSGFTFPRWAMPWYDQYYALIMPYTAFLDGFFKVYYMNLPLKYAQGEFAKLLLFCLVMYPTAILLFKRQFNSIKDEKETATIVD, encoded by the coding sequence ATGATCAACATAATTGTAAGGGAATGGAAGCGCATTCTGAGTTTGAAGGTTTTTTATTTGGTAATGCTCGTTGTTCCCGTAGCCTTGTTTTTCTTCTATGCTTTTATTTATCAGAAACAGGATGCTAAGAATTTAGCATTTGCGATTTGGGATGAGGATCAAAGTGCCATAAGCCGAGAGCTGATTTTTTTACTGGAGCAAAAAGAAACATTGCAGATTACGAGAAGAGTAAGCAGCGAAGCCGAAGTCAAAAAACTGATTCAAGAAGGGAAAATACTGGGCGCCGTACATTTTCCTGCAAATCTGCAAAAGAATATCTACAGCCGTCATCCGAGTAATGTGACTTTGTACACCAATGCCGCCGCGCTTGTTCCTGCTAAGTTAGTTTACAAGGCTGTCGCCGAAGTTGTAATTACAGGAAGTACTGGGCTAATTTTGCAGAAATTGGTAAAAACCGGAATGAAATCTGATCAGGCCATGGCAATTGCAAATCCAATTAGTCTGAGAACCTATCAGCTTTACAACCCAACTTACAATTATCAGGAATATTTGGTTCCAGGATTGATTACGGTGGGAATGCAGATGATTCTAATTATCAGCTCTATGCTGGCTTTAAATTATGAGCGGGTCACAGGAACGATGCACGAGCTATACGATTCATCAAGAGGTTCTGTAGTGGCAGTAATTATAGGCAAAACAATTGCTCATCTCGCCATAAGTTGGATTAATTTTATCATTATTACAGGGATTATTTTTCCATTTTTTGATATTGGCATTCCCGCAGCCACTGGAAAGTTTTTTGCACTATACACCATGCTTTCTTTGGCCTGTATTGGCATTGGCATGTTTATATCGGCTTTGTTCAAAGACGTGATGCTTTCAGGAGATGTAGCTCTTTTCTATACTTCACCCGCTTTTGTGTTCAGCGGATTTACTTTTCCAAGATGGGCAATGCCTTGGTACGATCAGTATTATGCGCTTATTATGCCTTATACTGCATTTCTAGACGGATTTTTTAAGGTGTATTATATGAATTTGCCTTTGAAATATGCTCAAGGAGAATTCGCCAAACTCTTGTTGTTTTGCTTGGTAATGTATCCAACAGCAATATTGTTGTTTAAGCGTCAATTTAATTCGATTAAAGATGAAAAAGAAACCGCAACAATCGTTGATTAG